Proteins from one Malassezia vespertilionis chromosome 2, complete sequence genomic window:
- the TIM11 gene encoding F1F0 ATP synthase subunit e, mitochondrial (EggNog:ENOG503P6R0; COG:S), translated as MSPTPVVNVLDTRRYDERVLKHEEKRHEQLIKEAKEAYAKTKSVGMTRTPAVISDPEDPNFDLEKLVNYWAKE; from the exons ATGTCCCCAACCCCCGTAGTGAAC GTATTGGATACG AGGCGGTATGATGAACGTGTTTTGAAGCACGAAGAGAAGCGCCACGAGCAACTCATCAAGGAGGCGAAGGAGGCATATGCCAAAACCAAGTCTGTTGGGATGACACGCACTCCTG CTGTGATCTCGGACCCCGAAGACCCCAACTTTGATCTTGAGAAGCTCGTCAACTACTGGGCGAAGGAGTAA
- a CDS encoding uncharacterized protein (COG:S; EggNog:ENOG503NV5R) — MTPVATEGGAVQLPLTDPTDALLQTQYGAWYPHNRSIAPKSTILNLDEMEPDFVKWLDEDGLVLADANDTADPKPRPTRNAAEDDNVMSDASDEDTSEPQFPILNAKIRTVLADYGAIFPKLNWSAPLDAAWIMTSKTLKCQSPNDIYMLIKSSDFAMRDVEQVQALRSVCAEQARPQRPQLELVLKKWFEMPRSHEFRCFVRAGRLIAACQRDITYYEHLQDAPTQEQIVSALHTFFTAHLAPSETRTLRDMVFDVYLTRHLDRCFLIDVNPRSSTPKHIHLH, encoded by the exons ATGACGCCGGTGGCAACcgaaggcggcgcagtACAGCTGCCTCTTACAGACCCAACCGATGCGCTACTACAGACCCAGTATGGCGCCTGGTACCCACACAACCGCTCTATAGCACCAAAATCTACTATCCTGAATTTGGATGAGATGGAGCCTGACTTTGTCAAGTGGCTCGACGAGGATGGGCTCGTGCTTGCAGATGCAAACGACACGGCTGATCCCAAGCCGCGTCCTacgcgcaatgcagcggAAGACGACAATGTGATGAGTGATgcgagcgacgaggacaCGAGCGAGCCGCAATTTCCCATCCTCAATGCCAAGATCCGCACCGTGCTCGCAGACTACGGCGCCATCTTTCCGAAACTGAATTGgagtgcgccgctggacgcCGCATGGATTATGACGAGCAAAACACTCAAGTGCCAAAGCCCAAACGATATATATATGCTGATAAAATCCTCTGATtttgcgatgcgcgatgtcgagcaagtccaagcgctgcgcagcgtatgCGCCGAACAAGCACGGCCCCAGCGCCCCCAACTGGAGCTGGTATTGAAAAAGTGGTTTGAGATGCCGCGCTCCCACGAGTTCCGGTgctttgtgcgcgcggGCCGCCTGATTGCAGCGTGCCAGCGGGATATTACCTACTACGAACACttgcaagacgcgccgaCGCAGGAGCAAATTGTGTCTGCATTGCACACATTCTTCACAGCACATcttgcgccgagcgagaCTCGCACGCTACGGGATATGGTATTTGACGTGTATCTTACGCGCCATCTCGACCGCTGCTTTTTGATCGACGTGAATCC gcgctcgagcacgcccAAGCACATCCACTTGCACTGA
- the CBC2 gene encoding nuclear cap binding complex subunit (COG:A; BUSCO:EOG09264G04; EggNog:ENOG503P268) — MSHVVAPLNAPSSYRDSRSRSSLYEQQRAVMNSTTLYVGNLSFYTTEEQMYELFARVSNVSGGGGVKRIIMGLDRNTKTPCGFAFVEFYTHNEAVDCMRFVSGTKLDERVIRCDLDPGYKDGRQYGRGRSGGQVRDEYRQEYDAGRGGWGHNKLREEEERMRQEAIERERERRERREDVYRPMPGYERDADAHTAPLGADAQYYETERTERAGPVADNAALPKRALEDEEEEEDAKVRRMDDAEAGTIGETSP; from the exons ATGTCGCACGTCGTGGCGCCGCTGAATGCACCATCTTCCT ACCGCGATTCTCGCTCCCGATCGTCTTTGTACGAacagcagcgtgccgtgATGAATAGCACAACGCTGTACGTCGGCAATCTGTCGTTCTACACGACTGAAGAGCAAATGTACGAACTGTTTGCGCGTGTATCCAACGTAtcgggcggcggcggtgtAAAACGTATTATTATGGGCCTGGACCGGAATACCAAGACACCCTGTGGATTTGCATTTGTCGA ATTTTATACACACAACGAGGCGGTCGATTGTATGCGCTTTGTATCCGGCACcaagctggacgagcgTGTGATCCGGTGTGATCTCGATCCTGGATACAAGGATGGCCGCCAGTATGGGCGTGGCCGGTCCGGAGGTCAGGTCCGTGACGAATACAGACAGGAATACGATGCAGGTCGGGGCGGCTGGGGCCATAATaagctgcgcgaagaggaAGAGCGGATGCGGCAAGAGGCaatcgagcgcgagcgcgagcggcgtgagcggcgcgaggatGTATACCGCCCGATGCCAGGTTATgagcgcgatgccgacgcacataccgcgccgctcggcgcagacgcgcaATATTACGAGACGGAGCGTACGGAACGCGCAGGTCCTGTCGCAGacaatgcagcgctgccgAAGCGTGCGTTGGAGGAtgaagaggaggaggaggatgCCAAGGTGCGGCGTATGGATGATGCCGAAGCGGGTACGATAGGCGAAACTAGTCCATAG
- the ACS1 gene encoding acetate--CoA ligase (EggNog:ENOG503NUTI; COG:I) has product MRNAQLAPPLRTKNMEGAVDIPARVNGSNDSLPKPHIKPDEYAAMHKRSLEQSDEFWRETANKMLAWDVPFKTVQHGSFDEGNIAYFLEGHLNASYNAVDRWAIRDPNQIAIIWEADEPGEDTKITYGELLRRVCQVAGTLRSLGVKKGDLVIIYLPMIPEAAIAMLACARIGAVHSVVFAGFSADSLRDRVQDSSARVVITSDEGKRGGRTIAAKSIVDAALKECPGVEHVLVVKRTGAEDVPWVSGRDMWLEEKMKEQRAYIPPVLMSSEDPLFVLYTSGSTGRPKGIVHTTAGYILCAALTVKDVFDVHAGDKFGCMADIGWITGHTYIVYGPLVLGTTTLIFESTPMYPNPSRYWDVVDKHGLTQFYTAPTSIRLLRRMGTEHVASYKLDTLRVLGTVGEPINPEAWQWYNDNVGRGQCAIVDTYWMTEGGAHMITSLPGAIRAKPGSATVPFWGIEPVILDPHTGKELHDADAEGALVIRKPWPSVARTIMHDQARFMDTYMRAYPGYFFTGDSAARDKDGYIWIKGRVDDVINVSGHRLSTAEIESALGGHPGVAEAAVVGAPDEVTGQSITAFLALKPDYVYESGEALVKELTIQVRRAIGPFATPKRIICVEDLPKTRSGKIVRRVLRKIVCNEADQLGDLSSVSDPSIVDHLKVCNAWMTDI; this is encoded by the exons atGCGC AATGCCCAGCTCGCTCCACCTTTACGAACGAAAAATATGGAAGGCGCCGTAGACATCCCCGCCCGTGTGAACGGAAGCAATGATTCGCTTCCAAAACCGCACATTAAACCGGATGAGTACGCCgccatgcacaagcgtTCTCTCGAGCAAAGCGACGAATTCTGGCGCGAAACGGCAAACAAGATGCTCGCCTGGGACGTGCCTTTCAAAACCGTCCAGCACGGCTCGTTTGACGAGGGCAATATTGCCTATTTCCTAGAGGGCCATCTGAACGCATCCTACAATGCTGTAGATCGCTGGGCCATCCGCGATCCCAACCAAATCGCCATCATCTGGGAGGCGGACGAGCCCGGCGAGGATACAAAGATTACGTACGGCGAGCTCCTCCGTCGTGTCTGCCAAGTCGcaggcacgctgcgctcaCTTGGCGTCAAGAAGGGCGACCTGGTCATTATCTATCTGCCGATGATCCCCGAGGCGGCCATTGCGATGCTtgcctgtgcgcgcatcggcgccgtgcattCGGTCGTCTTTGCCGGCTTCAGCGCcgactcgctgcgcgaccgAGTCCAggacagcagcgcgcgcgttgtAATTACCTCGGACGAAGGCAAGCGTGGCGGACGTACAATCGCGGCCAAGTCCATTGtcgacgcagcgctgaaAGAGTGCCCCGGCGTAGAGCACGTCCTTGTGGTAAAGCGCACTGGCGCCGAAGATGTGCCGTGGGTGTCTGGCCGCGATATGTGGCTAGAAGAGAAGATGAAGGAGCAGCGTGCATACATCCCGCCGGTTTTAATGAGCAGCGAGGATCCCCTGTTTGTTCTCTACACGTCGGGCTCCACCGGAAGACCCAAAGGCATTGTGCACACCACCGCCGGCTACATTCTCTGTGCCGCACTCACGGTTAAGGACGTTTTCGATGTGCACGCCGGCGACAAGTTTGGGTGCATGGCGGATATCGGCTGGATTACCGGCCACACGTACATTGTCTACGGCCCCCTTGTGCTGGGGACTACAACATTAATATTCGAGTCGACTCCCATGTACCCCAATCCTTCGCGCTACTGGGACGTGGTCGACAAGCATGGGCTCACGCAGTTCTACACCGCGCCCACCTCGATccgcttgctgcgccgtatgGGCACCGAGCATGTCGCATCGTACAAGCTGGACACGTTGCGtgtgctcggcacggtCGGCGAGCCCATCAACCCAGAGGCATGGCAGTGGTACAATGACAATGTCGGCCGCGGCCAGTGCGCGATTGTAGACACGTATTGGATGACCGAGGGCGGTGCCCATATGATCACCAGCTTGCCCGGCGCGATTCGAGCCAAGCCAGGTTCGGCGACGGTCCCATTCTGGGGTATCGAGCCCGTGATTCTTGACCCGCATACGGGCAAGGAACTTCACGATGCCGACGCAGAAGGTGCGCTTGTTATCCGCAAGCCGTGGCCGTCCGTCGCGCGTACAATCATGCACGACCAGGCGCGATTCATGGATACATACATGCGCGCGTACCCAGGCTACTTCTTCACCGGcgacagcgccgcgcgcgacaaggaTGGCTACATTTGGATTAAAGGGCGTGTGGACGACGTGATCAACGTGTCCGGCCACCGTCTCAGCACCGCGGAGATCGAGTCTGCTTTGGGTGGGCATCCCGGCGTGGCCGAAGCTGCGGTGGTCGGTGCGCCGGACGAGGTGACGGGCCAGTCGATCACGGCATTTCTCGCGCTTAAGCCGGACTATGTTTACGAAAGTGGCGAGGCATTGGTCAAGGAGCTCACGATccaagtgcgccgcgcgatcgGTCCATTTGCTACACCGAAACGCATTATCTGTGTCGAGGATTTACccaagacgcgcagcggcaagattgtgcgccgcgtgctgcgcaagattGTGTGCAATGAAGCTGACCAGCTGGGAGATTTGTCGTCTGTGTCTGACCCCAGCATCGTGGACCATCTCAAGGTGTGTAATGCGTGGATGACTGACATTTAG
- the SLM5_2 gene encoding asparagine--tRNA ligase (COG:J; EggNog:ENOG503NV9Y), which translates to MALWHSAKIAAERIPVRARGVQTGMPRTLNHILYEMRHAAEKNQALDAPVQVHGWIASMRKQKTRNFMELSDGTLGGSMTLQAMLVGDAEGLAPGVAVRLHGRMRPGRGTKKDQSIEMHVDTYTVLAPNDLATYPLAHLMNRSDRGDPAHFAAAEIVRRESHWKPRTARYGAVSRTRSRMESAMGAWFEENDYVKVHPPVITSSDCEGGGEIFRVVAEADAGKQATPHDLSAFWSHHSAFLSVSTQLHLEAFALGLSRVWALTPVFRAEGSSTNRHLAEFWMCEAELCWIPQGTDGLSAVMDCVEGVIKAAVYSAVGRDSSIPRHRQRAEEDMQLLLDAPHPEQVLAGQAALDTAWPRITYTDAVRILGMHHHTVDSSDRFEIEPVWGDALRSEHERWLADRAGTPVFVTDYPAKGKPFYMRENAQRVRLTDGLAPGHEHEERETVACFDLLVPHVGEIAGGSLREEREEVLAQRMRAQNVAQNDTRLSWYKEDLRRYGGAPHGGFGLGVERLLSWITHTENVRDIVAFPRVKGPLRY; encoded by the coding sequence ATGGCCTTGTGGCATTCCGCCAAGATTGCTGCGGAGCGCATCCCGGTCCgtgcacgcggcgtgcaaacAGGCATGCCACGCACGCTGAATCACATCCTGTATGAAatgcggcacgctgcggaAAAAAACCAAGCGCTCGATGCACCCGTCCAAGTACACGGGTGGATCGCTTcgatgcgcaagcaaaAAACGCGCAACTTTATGGAATTATCCGATGGGACACTGGGAGGAAGCATGACGCTGCAGGCCATGCTTGTCGGTGATGCAGAGGGCCTCGCTCCTGGCGTCGCTGTACGCCTGCACGGCCGTATGCGGCCCGGCCGCGGCACAAAAAAAGACCAATCGATCGAGATGCATGTGGATACATACACTGTGCTTGCACCCAACGACCTTGCGACCTACCCGCTTGCACATCTTATGAACCGCAGCGACCGTGGAGACCCTGCGCACTTTGCAGCAGCCGAGATAGTGCGCCGCGAATCTCACTGGAAGCCACGCACCGCACGTTATGGCGCCGTTTctcgcacgcgctcgcgaaTGGAAAGTGCGATGGGCGCGTGGTTTGAAGAGAATGACTATGTAAAAGTGCACCCGCCTGTTATCACCAGCTCGGACTGcgagggcggcggcgagatTTTTCGCGTCGTGGCCGAAGCTGACGCCGGCAAGCAAGCAACGCCGCACGATCTCAGTGCTTTTTGGTCGCATCACAGCGCTTTTCTCAGCGTTTCGACGCAGCTGCACCTCGAGGCATTTGCACTTGGTCTTTCGCGGGTATGGGCGCTCACGCCCGTCTTTCGCGCCGAGGGATCCTCGACAAATAGACACCTTGCCGAATTCTGGATGTGCGAGGCAGAGCTCTGCTGGATTCCCCAAGGGACCGACGGTCTTAGCGCAGTGATGGACTGCGTCGAAGGCGTGATTAAGGCTGCGGTGTACAGTGCGGTCGGTCGCGATAGCTCGATTCCACGCCatcggcagcgcgcggaagaAGATATGCAGCTACTactcgatgcgccgcaccccGAGCAAGTCCTTGCGGGgcaggccgcgctggacactGCATGGCCGCGCATTACCTACACAGACGCCGTGCGGATCCTTGGCATGCACCACCACACGGTCGATTCTTCAGATCGGTTCGAAATCGAGCCTGTCTGgggcgacgcgctgcgttCCGAACACGAGCGCTGGCTCGCGGACCGTGCAGGCACTCCTGTGTTTGTCACCGACTATCCCGCAAAAGGCAAGCCATTTTACATGCGCGAgaatgcgcagcgtgtgcgtCTCACAGATGGGCTTGCGCCAGGCCACGAGCATGAAGAGCGCGAAACGGTGGCTTGCTTCGACCTACTTGTCCCGCATGTCGGCGAGATTGCCGGCGGGAGTCTGCGtgaggagcgcgaagaggtgctggcgcagcggatGCGTGCACAAAATGTGGCACAGAACGATACGCGGCTTTCGTGGTACAAAGAAGATCTACGTCGCTacggcggtgcgccgcatggtGGTTTTGGGCTTGGCGTGGAGCGATTGCTCAGCTGGATCACGCACACGGAGAATGTGCGCGATATCGTGGCATTTCCACGAGTCAAAGGGCCGCTGCGCTACTAA
- the EGD1 gene encoding Nascent polypeptide-associated complex subunit beta (EggNog:ENOG503P2BQ; COG:K; BUSCO:EOG092653SU): MVVDQQKLAKLQAATRAGGKGAPRRKVVKKPKGAVAGGEDPKLQAGLKKLAVQPLSGIEEVNMFKEDGNVLHIASPKVHGALASNTLAVYGKAQNKELTELVPGILSQLGPESLASLRKLAESYQAMNSQHNAAQDAEGEDVPAVSGNFDEVEQANTEIDQLD, translated from the exons ATGGTCGTGGATCAACAGAAGCTTGCTAAGCTGCAAGCCGCTACGCGTGCCGGTGGAAAAggcgctccgcgccgcaaggtTGTCAAGAAGCCTAAGGGCGCTGTTGCTGGCGGTGAAGACCCCAAGCTCCAGGCCGGGTTGAAGAAACTCGCGGTGCAGCCGCTGTCGGGCATTGAGGAGGTGAACATGTTCAAGGAGGACGGCAATGTGCTCCACATTGCTTCGCCGAAAG tgcacggcgctttggCTTCCAACACGTTGGCCGTGTACGGCAAGGCACAGAACAAGGAGCTGACCGAGCTCGTGCCCGGCATCCTCAGCCAGCTCGGCCCCGAATCGCTTGCTAGCCTTCGCAAGCTCGCTGAAAGCTACCAGGCTATGAATTCGCAGCATAACGCTGCACAGGATGCCGAGGGTGAAGACGTCCCTGCTGTG TCTGGCAACTTTGACGAGGTCGAGCAGGCCAACACCGAAatcgaccagctcgacTAG